In the Pseudonocardia cypriaca genome, one interval contains:
- a CDS encoding LysR family transcriptional regulator: protein MTFTQLAYFLAVADVRSFTRAAESVGVAQPTLSRQLKALETELGAELVDRGARDGPVLTPAGEALLPLARRMLADADSARTAVAEIVGLRSGRVRVGATPSLCIGVLADVLRVFHEQHPEIHLELAEDGSQPLVRSLARGELDLALVIVPSTGVDPALHTTPVLRERLSVASPTSERSPTSRASMSIRELGRRSLVVPRRGYDVRETTLQAFADAGVEPRFAVEGGEMDAVLRMVEAGTGVAVVPDLVFAGRPRLRRTVLTPPLFRTVALARRADLTPTHAMRAFRATLLSFLAVLSAGDGFAGDVQVLRPAGE, encoded by the coding sequence GTGACGTTCACGCAGCTCGCGTACTTCCTCGCGGTGGCCGACGTGCGCAGCTTCACGCGAGCGGCGGAATCGGTCGGCGTGGCGCAGCCCACGCTGTCGCGGCAGCTCAAGGCCCTCGAGACCGAGCTGGGTGCCGAGCTGGTGGACCGCGGCGCCCGCGACGGGCCGGTGCTGACCCCGGCCGGCGAGGCGCTCCTGCCGCTCGCCCGGCGGATGCTCGCCGACGCAGACAGCGCCCGCACCGCGGTCGCGGAGATCGTCGGGCTACGCAGCGGTCGGGTCCGCGTGGGCGCCACCCCTTCGCTTTGCATCGGGGTGCTCGCGGACGTGCTGCGGGTCTTCCACGAGCAGCACCCGGAGATCCACCTCGAACTGGCCGAGGACGGCTCGCAGCCCCTGGTGCGCTCCCTCGCCCGCGGCGAGCTGGACCTCGCGCTCGTGATCGTGCCCTCCACGGGCGTCGACCCCGCCCTCCACACCACACCGGTGCTGCGCGAGCGGCTGTCGGTGGCCTCGCCCACCTCGGAGCGGTCGCCGACGTCGCGCGCCTCGATGAGCATCCGCGAGCTCGGCCGCCGGTCGCTCGTGGTGCCCCGCCGCGGCTACGACGTGCGCGAGACCACGCTGCAGGCCTTCGCCGACGCCGGGGTGGAGCCCCGGTTCGCCGTGGAGGGCGGTGAGATGGACGCGGTGCTGCGGATGGTCGAGGCCGGCACCGGGGTGGCCGTGGTGCCCGACCTCGTTTTCGCCGGACGCCCCCGGCTGCGCCGCACCGTGCTCACGCCCCCGCTCTTCCGCACGGTGGCGCTCGCCCGGCGCGCCGACCTCACCCCCACCCACGCCATGCGCGCGTTCCGCGCCACGCTGCTGTCGTTCCTCGCCGTGCTGTCGGCGGGCGACGGGTTCGCGGGAGACGTGCAGGTGCTGCGCCCCGCCGGCGAGTAG
- a CDS encoding succinate dehydrogenase cytochrome b subunit, with translation MVTVEQRPAVRAGRPPRRTSIQLKYVMAATGAVMLLYLVAHMVGNLKIFFGAEAIDEYAAWLREVGEPALPYETVLWLVRVVLAVSVVAHIVSATILARRARRARPVRYAHRKPVQGSYAARTMRWGGVIIALFVVYHLLDLTTGTLNPHGVHGEVHANVVADFAPERWYVTLVYTLAVVAVGFHIRHGMWSALQSFGRSSAATQNTLKGVALGVAVVLVAGFLSVPFAVLTGLVA, from the coding sequence ATGGTGACCGTGGAACAGCGCCCCGCCGTCCGCGCGGGCCGCCCGCCGCGCCGGACGTCCATCCAGCTCAAGTACGTCATGGCGGCCACGGGCGCGGTCATGCTGCTCTACCTCGTGGCCCACATGGTGGGCAACCTGAAGATCTTCTTCGGCGCCGAGGCCATCGACGAGTACGCGGCCTGGCTGCGCGAGGTCGGCGAGCCTGCACTGCCGTACGAGACGGTGCTCTGGCTGGTGCGCGTGGTGCTGGCGGTCTCGGTCGTCGCCCACATCGTCTCCGCCACGATCCTGGCCCGGCGGGCGCGCCGGGCCCGCCCGGTGCGCTACGCCCACCGCAAGCCCGTGCAGGGCAGCTACGCGGCCCGCACCATGCGCTGGGGCGGCGTGATCATCGCGCTGTTCGTCGTCTACCACCTGCTCGACCTCACGACCGGCACGCTCAACCCGCACGGCGTGCACGGCGAGGTCCATGCGAACGTCGTGGCCGACTTCGCCCCGGAGCGCTGGTACGTCACGCTCGTCTACACGCTCGCCGTGGTGGCCGTCGGCTTCCACATCCGGCACGGGATGTGGAGCGCGCTGCAGTCCTTCGGCCGGTCAAGCGCCGCCACCCAGAACACGCTCAAGGGCGTCGCGCTCGGGGTCGCGGTCGTGCTGGTGGCCGGTTTCCTCTCCGTCCCGTTCGCCGTGCTGACCGGATTGGTGGCGTGA
- a CDS encoding regulatory protein RecX, which translates to MTDGRVARLDGIDGGGEGATSAPVARFGSFSEAASGSGADGSVDLGKIGTAVPGSVPPVADFGAGPAAPGPGDDQAGAEDAGPVALFDTASIGAARDVPVAELGPAALNRSRAGRRTGSGTERPPSRGTGPTRGGGEDDREPGRRRRRSAPAGTPERRGAGRAADEPGSELPAPEAGEPDGRRGGRRGRHRGEVDPDVDPVIAAREICLRLLTDRARTRQELAQALRRKGVPDEAAHTVLERFDEVGLIDDAAFAGQWVRSRHAHRGLARRAIAFELRRKGVSDEDAGEALAEVDTESEERRARELVDRKLRSLAVATAEQRTAAGRRLVGMLARKGYGAGIAYRVVKEALAERGAEVDELGGAEIPDD; encoded by the coding sequence ATGACCGACGGGCGGGTCGCCCGGCTCGACGGGATCGACGGCGGGGGAGAGGGCGCCACGAGCGCGCCGGTCGCCCGGTTCGGCTCGTTCTCGGAGGCAGCCTCGGGTTCAGGGGCCGACGGTTCGGTCGACCTCGGGAAGATCGGCACGGCAGTTCCCGGGTCGGTTCCCCCGGTCGCCGACTTCGGCGCGGGGCCGGCGGCACCGGGGCCGGGCGACGACCAGGCAGGCGCCGAGGACGCCGGCCCCGTGGCGTTGTTCGACACCGCGTCGATCGGGGCGGCCCGCGACGTGCCGGTTGCCGAGCTCGGTCCAGCCGCCTTGAACCGCAGCCGGGCGGGCCGGCGGACCGGCAGCGGCACCGAACGTCCCCCGTCCCGCGGCACCGGTCCGACGCGCGGCGGCGGGGAGGACGACCGCGAGCCGGGCCGTCGGCGGCGTCGGTCGGCCCCGGCCGGCACCCCGGAGCGGCGCGGCGCCGGCCGTGCAGCGGATGAGCCCGGATCGGAGCTGCCGGCCCCGGAGGCCGGGGAGCCGGACGGGCGGCGCGGTGGCCGGCGCGGTCGGCATCGGGGGGAGGTCGATCCCGACGTCGACCCGGTCATCGCCGCGCGGGAGATCTGCCTGCGCCTGCTCACCGACCGCGCCCGTACCCGCCAGGAGCTGGCCCAGGCGCTGCGGCGCAAGGGCGTGCCGGACGAGGCTGCGCACACGGTGCTGGAGCGCTTCGACGAGGTCGGCCTCATCGACGACGCCGCGTTCGCCGGGCAGTGGGTGCGCTCCCGGCACGCCCACCGTGGCCTCGCCCGCCGCGCGATCGCCTTCGAGCTGCGCCGCAAGGGCGTCAGCGACGAGGACGCGGGGGAGGCGCTCGCCGAGGTCGACACCGAGTCCGAGGAGCGCCGGGCCCGCGAGCTGGTCGACCGCAAGCTGCGCTCGCTCGCCGTCGCCACGGCGGAGCAGCGCACGGCGGCCGGGCGACGCCTGGTCGGCATGCTCGCCCGCAAGGGCTACGGCGCAGGCATCGCCTACCGCGTGGTGAAGGAGGCGCTCGCCGAGCGCGGCGCGGAGGTCGACGAGCTGGGCGGCGCCGAGATCCCCGACGACTGA